A part of Acropora palmata chromosome 8, jaAcrPala1.3, whole genome shotgun sequence genomic DNA contains:
- the LOC141889756 gene encoding uncharacterized protein LOC141889756, translated as MNKKRNRKKNQTQNKEILMMATFSSLPDSVIVQILSYLDYSVIIRSTRVCKRWHRLCYDPSLWKNVYIRDKHASKIKGDTITRLIPHRSNLISSVTLTNCTGVGDDTLIHLSTNCPNLKKIFLTGCNLITDSGILALAHNCNVLKTVSIPSKNISEAAMITLVQNNPRIRQLCAYSIAVTQNTMDAISNGCPDLQTFIVDEASLEKDQRSSDDVLTDKMVHILARGCRKLRDLTLRYNQVLVTNRGLGSLAENCLNLESFVIDYCDSSGITDNGVCAMAQLCRNLKCLNISNGIITDVSLVVIAAHLPCLEDLSLEFSDISDLGILAVMSKCEKISSLIVHNSTRSGEDRITDRSALVLAKFASCDFRSLGLGFADITNEGLKTICSNVDLFHLSISGCYKITFEGLKSCFNCLDCLWNLDVSFTDIVLEEEQLLEIGDSLPFLHSLDITDCFGISGESIKAFKEKFPDCKVSM; from the coding sequence ATGAATAAAAAgcgaaacaggaaaaaaaatcagacgcaaaacaaagaaatcttgATGATGGCTACCTTTAGCTCGTTACCGGACTCCGTTATTGTTCAAATTTTATCTTACTTGGACTATAGTGTGATCATTCGAAGCACTAGAGTTTGCAAAAGATGGCACCGTCTTTGTTATGATCCAAGTTTGTGGAAAAATGTTTACATCCGAGACAAACATGCTTCAAAGATAAAAGGTGACACGATCACAAGACTCATACCTCACAGGAGCAATTTGATTTCTAGCGTTACCTTGACCAATTGTACTGGGGTTGGAGATGATACACTGATACATCTCTCCACCAATTGTCCGAACCTGAAAAAGATCTTCTTAACTGGCTGTAATTTAATTACGGACTCGGGTATTTTGGCCTTGGCGCATAATTGTAACGTTCTCAAGACGGTGTCGATTCCATCAAAAAATATTTCGGAAGCGGCAATGATAACCTTGGTGCAAAACAACCCCAGAATAAGACAACTTTGTGCTTATTCTATCGCTGTAACACAAAATACCATGGATGCCATCTCAAATGGATGCCCCGATCTTCAAACATTCATTGTTGACGAGGCATCGTTGGAGAAAGATCAACGAAGTTCGGATGATGTCTTAACGGATAAAATGGTTCATATTCTGGCGAGAGGATGCCGAAAATTGAGAGATTTGACTCTAAGGTACAACCAAGTTCTGGTCACAAACAGAGGTCTGGGATCTTTGGCTGAAAATTGCTTAAATCTGGAATCCTTTGTCATTGATTACTGCGATTCAAGCGGTATAACTGACAACGGGGTTTGCGCAATGGCTCAACTATGCcgaaatttaaaatgcttgAATATTTCAAACGGGATCATCACAGATGTTTCTTTGGTTGTAATCGCGGCCCATTTGCCTTGTTTAGAAGATTTGTCCCTTGAATTTAGTGACATCTCAGATTTAGGTATCCTCGCAGTCATGAGCAAATGTGAAAAGATTTCTAGCCTCATTGTACACAACTCGACAAGATCTGGAGAGGACCGAATTACGGACAGGTCAGCTCTGGTTTTGGCGAAATTTGCAAGCTGTGATTTTCGATCGCTCGGTTTGGGATTTGCAGACATAACAAACGAGGGACTTAAAACAATTTGCAGCAATGTGGATCTCTTCCATTTGTCTATTAGTGGATGTTATAAAATTACATTCGAAGGGTTAAAGTCCTGTTTCAATTGTCTAGATTGCTTGTGGAACCTTGATGTTTCTTTCACTGACATTGTTCTCGAGGAGGAGCAGCTGCTAGAAATAGGCGACTCACTTCCCTTTTTACATTCCCTTGACATCACTGATTGTTTTGGCATTTCAGGAGAAAGCATAAAGGCCTTTAAAGAAAAGTTTCCGGACTGTAAAGTCAGCATGTAA
- the LOC141889757 gene encoding COP9 signalosome complex subunit 2, whose translation MSDMDDDFMCDDEEEYDLEYSEDSTSEPDVDLENQYYNSKALKEDNPNSSLQSFQKVLDLESEKGEWGFKALKQMIKINFKLGNYDEMMTRYQQLLTYIKSAVTRNHSEKSINSILDYISTSKQMELLQNFYETTLEALKDAKNDRLWFKTNTKLGKLYFDRGEFNKLAKILKQLHQSCQTDEGEDDLKKGTQLLEIYALEIQMYTAQKNNKKLKALYEQSLHIKSAIPHPLIMGVIRECGGKMHLREGDYEKAHTDFFEAFKNYDESGSSRRTTCLKYLVLANMLMKSGINPFDSQEAKPYKNDPEILAMTNLVSAYQNDDINEFEKILKTNRKNIMDDPFIREHIEDLLRNIRTQVLIKLIKPYTRIHIPFISKELNIDTEEVESLLVSCILDNTIHGRIDQVNQLLELNRTSQSVDRFSGLDRWTTQLNSLHTAVVNKIA comes from the coding sequence ATGTCTGACATGGATGACGACTTCATGTGTGATGACGAAGAAGAATATGATTTGGAGTACTCGGAAGACAGCACCTCTGAACCTGATGTGGATTTAGAGAACCAGTACTACAACTCCAAAGCGCTCAAGGAAGATAATCCTAACTCTTCCCTACAGAGCTTTCAAAAAGTGTTGGATCTTGAGTCAGAAAAAGGAGAGTGGGGCTTCAAAGCACTTAAACAGATGATCAAGATAAACTTTAAATTGGGCAACTATGATGAGATGATGACAAGATACCAGCAGTTATTGACCTACATCAAGAGTGCTGTCACACGAAATCACTCCGAAAAGTCAATCAACTCTATTCTCGATTACATCTCTACTTCCAAACAAATGGAATTGCTGCAGAATTTTTATGAAACAACTCTAGAGGCTCTGAAAGATGCAAAGAATGATAGACTGTGGTTCAAGACAAATACAAAGCTAGGAAAATTATACTTTGATAGAGGAGAGTTTAACAAGCTTGCAAAGATCCTAAAACAACTGCATCAATCATGCCAGACTGATGAAGGAGAAGATGATCTGAAGAAGGGAACACAGCTCCTCGAGATATATGCTTTGGAGATACAGATGTACACtgcacagaagaacaacaagaaattgaaagcTTTGTATGAACAGTCACTCCACATCAAGTCTGCCATTCCTCATCCGTTGATCATGGGAGTGATCAGGGAATGTGGTGGAAAGATGCACTTGCGAGAAGGAGATTATGAAAAAGCACACACTGATTTCTTTGAggcttttaaaaattatgatGAATCTGGCAGTAGTAGGAGGACAACTTGTTTAAAGTATCTTGTACTGGCTAACATGCTCATGAAGTCTGGCATAAACCCGTTTGACTCACAAGAAGCGAAACCTTACAAGAATGACCCAGAGATCTTAGCCATGACAAATCTAGTTAGTGCTTATCAGAACGATGACataaatgaatttgaaaagattttgaaaaccaaCCGCAAGAACATTATGGATGATCCATTCATACGCGAACACATAGAGGACTTGTTACGGAACATCCGAACACAGGTTCTCATCAAGCTGATCAAGCCGTACACAAGGATTCATATTCCGTTTATTTCTAAAGAACTGAACATTGATACAGAAGAGGTGGAAAGCCTACTTGTATCCTGTATTCTTGACAATACTATCCATGGCCGCATTGATCAAGTCAATCAGCTTTTGGAACTCAACAGAACTTCACAGAGTGTTGACAGATTTTCGGGCTTGGATAGGTGGACCACACAGTTAAATTCCCTACATACTGCAGTCGTTAACAAGATTGCTTaa
- the LOC141889755 gene encoding E3 ubiquitin-protein ligase TRIM9-like has translation MEVELTCPVCLELFRKPVVLPCSHNLCTPCARKILEPHGTPKAWAKWVKENRGAEYKSHLDPDVKCPTCRRKILIDPRGVDGLAKNLILENVIERFKEERKAPGETLDEHLLCQFCEDYSPQKATLTCNECTFLYCGACFDACHPSRGPLAGHTVGPAVARPVKRKEESLQCQEHKQERLALYCFGCKEAVCYMCKEYGQHKGHTVELLEPVFRKAKEELARTLGTLTRKNYHVQKTLQSLEGMCSIAKKSGCDVEAHVKRECDSLISIVEKKKAELLKRVSDEYQEKLSELSNTMNQCEQVLLQGDGLAEFTQEALKEESPATFLQTVSSLKTRLNLMLETIGALPSPSSITPTFDHMAVDTSWERKTLKKVTWLQVPESPSFISSQCKAINRTIKLFWHPPPSAVDSYYLETDIYSGATGSHDKEQCETVKLPLGATCSYSLECLHYGSRVVARVRASNRAGEGPFSQEISINTDQGLHFTLDPSSCSKRELVFTRDLSVAKLTSPVIASVEGNLALSSGCHYWKTRIDQFIGSNNNGFIAVGVARKLVDGAPIGNDTNSFALQIFENSNLWCENSHNRLQVKQKTKDIKGSNIAVLLDLERQTMNVYWNGRLQTDDNHPGRHSFVGIVGPVTPAFSVLGSIVQFSLHTGLEKPTKSTGPPVIHLEECSVENTKINLAWSPPENGNVDSYIVEIDSLDREGDIHQERNFTKVYQGPRTKYTVRGLDYNVTVLARVKALNTAGESEPSDEVSLSTEKGVIFKLDKESLHESLRLSRGDLSVRQTNMVHANAFGTAPLADGCHYWMVNIDSFKGENAFIAVGVAKKKCQDSILGNASSSYALQVLEGTTARIENTKHKMQIKRKAKDLKGSSFGVLLDLNNQFLNIYLDGELQTDISRPKGPTFKGLSGEMIAGLCLYGSKVEMSMVTGIATPLVPDQPVFHKARCKVNNTTVLLGWLPPETKCCVDFYVLEVDIVKTSDFEGRRKKDRKFERLYEGPALEYALYSVPYSVKIISRVFGVNPTGEGKLSEEHVMSTPKGLYFQLDPSSANHDLEITNENCTVSLKSPMYTFILGNVKLDSACHYWRVHVDEFNSQNKLSIIGVGIARRAIEDPILGEDTDSYAVQINEHPNASFSNTRNRLQIKRTSKELTHANIGVLLNLDEHLLNLYLNGKLLTDPSRPNGPTFMGISGEFYPALSLYGTNVKLTVHTGESYDI, from the exons GAGAGACATTGGATGAACACCTTTTATGCCAGTTTTGCGAAGACTATTCTCCTCAAAAAGCCACTCTGACATGCAATGAATGTACTTTCTTGTACTGTGGGGCTTGTTTTGACGCATGCCATCCTAGCAGGGGACCTCTGGCTGGGCACACTGTGGGCCCAGCTGTAGCAAGGCCCGTGAAACGCAAAGAAGAGAGCCTTCAGTGCCAGGAACACAAACAAGAGAGGTTAGCTCTGTATTGCTTTGGTTGTAAAGAGGCTGTGTGTTATATGTGCAAAGAATATGGACAGCACAAGGGACATACAGTGGAACTGCTTGAACCCGTTTTTAGAAAAGCCAAG GAAGAACTGGCTCGAACTCTGGGAACACTGACAAGAAAGAACTATCACGTTCAAAAGACTCTTCAGTCCTTAGAGGGGATGTGCTCAATTGCTAAG AAATCTGGCTGCGACGTGGAAGCTCACGTGAAAAGAGAATGCGATTCACTGATTTCCATtgtggagaaaaagaaagcagaacTACTCAAGCGAGTTAGTGATGAATATCAAGAGAAACTAAGCGAACTTAGCAATACTATGAATCAGTGTGAACAAGTCCTTCTGCAGGGAGATGGATTAGCAGAATTTACACAAGAAGCCCTGAAGGAGGAAAGTCCCGCCACATTCCTGcag ACTGTTAGTTCGCTAAAGACAAGGTTAAATCTGATGCTAGAAACAATTGGAGCTCTCCCCAGTCCGTCTTCGATCACGCCAACATTTGATCACATGGCGGTAGATACGTCATGGGAGAGAAAAACCCTCAAAAAAGTCACGTGGCTGCAGGTACCAG AAAGTCCCAGTTTCATCTCATCTCAATGCAAAGCCATCAACCGGACAATCAAGTTATTCTGGCATCCACCACCTAGTGCAGTTGATAGTTATTATTTGGAGACCGATATTTATTCAGGTGCTACAGGTTCCCATGACAAAGAACAATGTGAAACAGTGAAGTTGCCGTTGGGAGCAACATGCAGTTACAGTTTAGAGTGCCTTCATTATGGCTCCAGGGTTGTAGCAAGGGTGCGTGCGTCAAACAGAGCTGGAGAAGGACCATTCAGTCAGGAGATTTCCATTAATACAGATCAAG GGCTTCATTTCACGCTGGACCCATCTTCTTGTTCTAAACGGGAACTTGTGTTCACGCGAGATCTCTCTGTGGCAAAACTGACAAGTCCCGTGATTGCGAGCGTTGAGGGCAACCTAGCATTATCCAGTGGCTGTCATTACTGGAAAACCAGGATTGACCAGTTTATTGGGAGCAATAACAATGGATTTATTGCGGTTGGTGTCGCAAGGAAATTGGTAGACGGGGCGCCCATAG GAAACGACACGAACTCATTTGCCTTACAAATATTTGAGAACAGCAACTTATGGTGCGAGAATTCTCATAACAGACTACAAGTTAAGCAAAAGACAAAAGATATCAAAGGCAGCAACATCGCAGTCCTTCTAGACTTAGAACGACAAACAATGAACGTGTATTGGAATGGAAGGCTTCAAACAGATGACAATCACCCTGGGAGACACTCCTTTGTGGGGATCGTTGGTCCTGTAACACCAGCCTTCAGTGTGCTTGGTAGTATTGTACAGTTCAGCTTACATACAGGGTTGGAAAAACCCACCAAATCCACCG GACCTCCTGTAATTCATCTTGAAGAATGTAGCGTCGAGAATACCAAGATCAACCTTGCATGGTCCCCCCCGGAAAATGGCAACGTGGACAGCTACATTGTGGAGATCGACTCTTTGGACCGTGAGGGGGACATACACCAGGAACGTAACTTCACCAAAGTGTATCAGGGACCGCGCACAAAATACACCGTCAGAGGACTGGATTACAATGTTACGGTTCTTGCGCGTGTCAAAGCGCTGAACACGGCTGGAGAGAGTGAGCCAAGCGATGAAGTGTCGCTATCAACTGAAAAAG GGGTAATTTTCAAGTTGGACAAGGAGTCCTTGCACGAATCACTCCGTTTATCTCGTGGCGACCTCTCAGTAAGACAGACAAACATGGTGCACGCAAATGCGTTTGGAACAGCGCCCCTTGCTGATGGCTGCCATTATTGGATGGTGAACATTGACAGCTTCAAAGGAGAAAACGCTTTTATTGCTGTTG GTGTTGCCAAGAAAAAGTGCCAAGACTCAATTTTGGGAAATGCTTCCAGCTCATATGCACTCCAAGTGCTTGAAGGTACAACAGCTCGGATTGAAAACACCAAGCACAAGATGCAGATCAAGAGAAAGGCAAAAGACTTGAAGGGAAGCAGCTTTGGAGTTTTACTGGACTTGAACAACCAGTTCCTTAATATTTACCTTGACGGTGAGCTTCAAACGGACATCAGTCGCCCTAAGGGTCCAACTTTTAAGGGGCTGAGTGGTGAGATGATTGCCGGCCTCTGCCTTTATGGTTCCAAAGTAGAGATGAGTATGGTCACTGGGATAGCAACGCCTTTAGTGCCAG ACCAGCCTGTGTTCCACAAAGCCAGATGTAAAGTCAACAACACTACCGTCCTCCTTGGCTGGCTTCCCCCAGAAACAAAGTGTTGCGTTGACTTTTACGTCCTTGAGGTGGATATAGTGAAGACCTCTGATTTTGAGGGGCGAAGAAAGAAAGATCGGAAGTTTGAACGGCTATACGAAGGCCCCGCTCTGGAGTACGCGTTGTATAGTGTTCCTTACAGCGTGAAGATTATCTCGCGTGTTTTTGGTGTAAACCCAACGGGCGAAGGAAAGCTGAGCGAGGAACATGTGATGTCCACTCCTAAAG GGTTGTACTTTCAGTTGGATCCTTCATCAGCCAATCATGACCTGGAAATCACCAATGAGAACTGCACAGTGAGTTTAAAGAGTCCCATGTACACATTTATTCTTGGCAATGTCAAGTTAGATTCTGCATGTCATTACTGGAGAGTACATGTGGACGAATTCAACTCGCAAAACAAGCTTTCGATCATCG GTGTGGGTATCGCTCGCCGCGCCATCGAAGATCCCATCTTAGGAGAAGATACAGATTCATACGCTGTTCAAATCAATGAGCATCCGAATGCTTCGTTTTCAAACACACGAAACCGACTTCAGATCAAAAGGACTTCGAAAGAACTGACCCACGCCAATATTGGGGTACTTCTCAATTTAGATGAACACCTCTTAAATCTTTATCTTAACG GTAAACTCCTGACGGATCCATCTAGACCAAATGGTCCAACTTTCATGGGGATATCAGGAGAGTTCTACCCAGCTCTGAGTTTGTACGGGACAAATGTAAAATTGACAGTTCACACAGGAGAATCCTACGACATATAA